From a single Fusobacterium pseudoperiodonticum genomic region:
- the rpsP gene encoding 30S ribosomal protein S16, with protein MLKLRLTRLGDKKRPSYRLVAMEALSKRDGGAIAYLGNYFPLEDSKVVLKEEEIIKFLQNGAQPTRTVKSILVKAGVWAKFEESKKK; from the coding sequence ATGTTAAAATTAAGACTTACAAGATTAGGAGATAAAAAGAGACCTTCTTATAGATTAGTAGCTATGGAAGCTTTATCTAAAAGAGATGGAGGAGCTATTGCTTACTTAGGTAACTACTTCCCATTAGAAGATTCTAAAGTAGTTTTAAAAGAAGAAGAAATCATTAAATTCTTACAAAACGGAGCTCAACCAACTAGAACAGTTAAATCTATCCTAGTTAAAGCTGGAGTTTGGGCTAAATTTGAAGAAAGCAAAAAGAAATAA
- a CDS encoding toxin-antitoxin system YwqK family antitoxin: MKRFLITLILMLSIFSIASAHPFKSEKELYNYYAEIDKKINEELKNSPEKILKDRKNTLKPLSMNVFGADKVLGDNSYLFGFDKNGKIMSMMKRNVLDGPSMIARIYYSNGNLKELYLMDDDFVTGIVRTYYESGKKHEEIPYYKGKKEGLRKIYFENGNLSNEVHYFDDSREGKTTDYYSNGKVLRVKNYKNNMIDGEFAEYYRNGQIKVKGTYKDDLRDGEFKFYSKNNKYLGSVFYKDKEIIKSTLSEEDKDELEDSFEFADMSSFLRAATGDIVGARTDKYPNGKTRISMPYNVNGELHGKFKEFYESGKISSETTYENGIRQGKSLEYLENGKIVEEKNYIDGKKEGKALETFEGMIQMKANYKNNKIDGDMFLYYPSGKLLQKRSFINGKAEGELVEYYENGVIKEKAYFINGKQEKEHFFYDEKGKLIKTDIYKNGIKQ; this comes from the coding sequence ATGAAAAGATTTTTAATTACTTTAATTTTAATGTTATCTATATTTTCTATTGCTTCTGCTCATCCATTTAAGAGTGAGAAGGAGCTTTATAACTATTATGCTGAAATAGACAAAAAAATTAATGAAGAGTTAAAAAACTCCCCTGAGAAAATTTTAAAAGATAGAAAAAATACTTTAAAACCTTTATCTATGAATGTTTTTGGTGCAGATAAAGTATTAGGAGACAATAGCTATCTATTTGGCTTTGATAAAAACGGGAAAATTATGTCAATGATGAAAAGAAATGTACTAGATGGACCTTCAATGATAGCTAGAATTTACTATTCTAATGGAAATTTAAAAGAATTATACTTAATGGATGATGATTTTGTAACAGGAATTGTTAGAACTTACTATGAAAGTGGGAAAAAGCATGAAGAAATTCCTTATTATAAAGGAAAAAAAGAGGGCTTAAGAAAGATTTATTTTGAGAATGGTAATTTATCAAATGAAGTCCACTATTTTGACGATTCAAGAGAAGGGAAAACTACAGATTATTATAGCAATGGAAAAGTACTTCGTGTAAAAAATTATAAGAATAATATGATAGATGGAGAGTTTGCTGAATATTATAGAAATGGTCAAATAAAAGTAAAAGGAACTTACAAAGATGATTTAAGAGATGGTGAATTTAAGTTCTATTCAAAAAATAATAAGTATCTTGGTTCAGTTTTCTATAAAGATAAAGAAATCATAAAAAGTACTTTAAGTGAAGAGGACAAGGATGAATTAGAGGATAGCTTTGAATTTGCCGATATGTCTTCATTTCTTAGAGCTGCAACTGGAGATATTGTAGGAGCAAGAACTGATAAATATCCTAATGGAAAAACTAGAATTTCTATGCCTTATAATGTGAATGGAGAACTTCATGGGAAATTTAAAGAATTTTATGAAAGTGGAAAAATTTCTTCTGAAACAACTTATGAAAATGGAATTAGGCAAGGAAAATCTTTAGAATATTTAGAAAATGGAAAAATTGTAGAAGAAAAAAATTATATAGATGGTAAAAAAGAAGGGAAAGCTTTAGAAACCTTTGAAGGTATGATACAAATGAAGGCTAACTACAAAAATAATAAAATTGATGGGGATATGTTTTTATATTATCCAAGTGGAAAACTTTTACAAAAAAGAAGTTTTATTAATGGAAAAGCTGAAGGAGAACTTGTAGAATACTATGAAAATGGTGTTATAAAAGAAAAAGCTTACTTCATAAATGGTAAACAAGAAAAAGAACATTTTTTCTATGATGAAAAAGGAAAACTAATCAAAACAGATATCTATAAAAATGGTATAAAACAATAA
- the ylxM gene encoding YlxM family DNA-binding protein — MILDEFIEIANLLEIYSPLLSEKQREYLEDHFENDLSISEIAKNNNVSRQAIFDNIKRGVALLYEYENKLKFHQIKQDIREKLIDLKEDFTEEKLENIIEDLV; from the coding sequence ATGATTTTAGATGAATTTATAGAAATTGCTAATCTTTTAGAGATATATTCTCCACTTTTAAGTGAGAAACAAAGAGAATATTTAGAGGACCACTTTGAAAATGATCTTTCTATCTCAGAGATTGCAAAAAACAATAATGTCAGTAGACAAGCGATATTCGATAATATAAAAAGAGGAGTCGCTCTCTTATATGAATATGAAAATAAGTTAAAGTTTCATCAAATAAAACAAGATATAAGAGAAAAATTAATTGATTTAAAAGAAGATTTTACAGAGGAAAAGTTGGAAAATATAATAGAAGACTTAGTTTAA
- the ffh gene encoding signal recognition particle protein, giving the protein MLENLGNRFQDIFKKIRGHGKLSDSNIKDALREVKMSLLEADVNYKVVKDFTNRISEKAIGTEVIRGVNPAQQFIKLVNDELVELLGGTSSKLTKGLRNPTIIMLAGLQGAGKTTFAAKLAKFLKKQNEKLLLVGVDVYRPAAIKQLQVLGQQIGVDVYSEEDNKDVVGIATRAIEKAKEINATYMIVDTAGRLHVDETLMNELKELKKAIKPQEILLVVDAMIGQDAVNLAESFNNALSVDGVILTKLDGDTRGGAALSIKAVVGKPIKFIGVGEKLNDIEIFHPDRLVSRILGMGDVVSLVEKAQEVIDENEAKSLEEKIKSQKFDLNDFLKQLQTIKRLGSLGGILKLIPGMPKIDDLAPAEKEMKKVEAIIQSMTIEERKKPDILKASRKIRIAKGSGTDVSDVNKLLKQFEQMKSMMKMFSSGKMPNLGGMGKGGKFPF; this is encoded by the coding sequence ATGTTAGAAAATTTAGGAAATAGATTTCAGGATATTTTTAAAAAGATAAGAGGACATGGAAAGCTTAGTGACTCTAATATAAAAGATGCACTTAGAGAAGTTAAAATGTCTCTTTTAGAAGCTGACGTAAACTATAAGGTTGTTAAGGACTTCACAAATAGAATCAGTGAAAAAGCTATTGGAACTGAAGTTATAAGAGGAGTTAATCCTGCTCAACAATTTATTAAGTTAGTAAATGATGAACTTGTTGAACTTTTAGGAGGAACTAGCTCAAAATTAACAAAAGGACTTAGAAATCCTACTATAATTATGTTAGCAGGTTTACAAGGGGCAGGTAAGACTACTTTCGCTGCTAAGCTTGCAAAATTTTTAAAGAAACAAAATGAAAAACTGTTACTTGTTGGAGTCGATGTCTATAGACCTGCTGCTATAAAGCAATTACAAGTTTTAGGGCAACAAATAGGAGTAGATGTTTATTCTGAAGAAGATAACAAAGATGTAGTTGGAATAGCAACAAGAGCTATAGAAAAAGCTAAAGAAATAAATGCTACATATATGATAGTTGATACTGCAGGTAGATTACACGTTGATGAAACTCTTATGAATGAGTTAAAAGAACTTAAAAAGGCTATAAAGCCTCAAGAAATTTTACTTGTTGTAGATGCTATGATAGGGCAAGATGCAGTTAACTTGGCAGAATCTTTTAACAATGCTTTGAGTGTTGATGGAGTTATCTTAACTAAATTAGATGGAGATACTCGTGGAGGAGCTGCTTTATCAATAAAGGCTGTTGTTGGTAAACCAATAAAGTTTATTGGAGTTGGAGAAAAATTAAATGATATTGAAATTTTCCATCCAGATAGATTAGTTTCAAGAATCTTAGGAATGGGAGATGTTGTTTCTCTTGTTGAAAAAGCTCAAGAAGTTATAGATGAAAATGAAGCTAAATCTTTGGAAGAAAAAATTAAATCTCAAAAATTTGACTTAAATGACTTCTTAAAACAATTACAAACAATTAAAAGATTAGGTTCTCTTGGAGGAATATTAAAATTAATTCCTGGTATGCCAAAAATTGATGACTTAGCTCCAGCTGAAAAAGAAATGAAAAAAGTTGAAGCTATAATTCAATCTATGACTATTGAAGAGAGAAAGAAACCTGATATATTAAAGGCTAGTAGAAAAATAAGAATTGCAAAAGGTAGTGGAACTGATGTTTCAGATGTAAATAAACTACTTAAACAATTTGAACAAATGAAATCAATGATGAAAATGTTTAGCTCAGGAAAAATGCCTAATTTAGGTGGTATGGGCAAGGGTGGAAAATTTCCATTTTAA
- a CDS encoding toxin-antitoxin system YwqK family antitoxin, with product MKRFLTILILMLSVFSIANAHPFKSDKELYDFYAEIDKKIFAEKNKPIVRKKIPRKLTKEEESKVPLDNRNYTVEEVIGNDKLVYSAFDNHLMYIFQLNQKGKEEGVVRFFDEDENLVKICYGNDLNGLMGILREYYPNGKLKNEMPYYAKKLNGNGKIYYESGALREDYHYYNDKEDGQGIIYFENGQKMQVENYKNGLKVGDYYEYFEDGTLATKGFFVNGKEEGVFELYNREGKKFKELVFKKGKKIEEREIK from the coding sequence ATGAAAAGATTTTTAACTATTTTAATTTTAATGCTATCAGTATTCTCTATTGCTAATGCTCATCCATTTAAAAGTGATAAAGAGCTTTATGATTTCTATGCTGAAATAGATAAAAAGATATTTGCTGAAAAAAATAAGCCTATTGTTAGAAAAAAAATTCCAAGAAAATTAACTAAAGAAGAAGAAAGTAAAGTGCCTCTTGATAATAGAAATTATACAGTAGAAGAGGTAATTGGAAATGATAAATTAGTATATAGTGCTTTTGATAATCATTTAATGTATATATTTCAGTTGAATCAAAAAGGTAAAGAAGAAGGTGTTGTTAGATTTTTTGATGAGGATGAAAATTTAGTAAAAATCTGTTATGGCAACGATTTAAATGGATTGATGGGAATATTAAGAGAATATTATCCTAATGGAAAACTAAAGAATGAAATGCCATATTATGCAAAGAAGTTAAATGGGAATGGAAAAATTTATTATGAAAGTGGAGCATTAAGAGAAGATTACCATTATTACAATGATAAAGAAGATGGACAAGGAATTATATATTTTGAAAATGGTCAAAAGATGCAAGTAGAAAATTATAAGAATGGTTTAAAAGTTGGAGATTACTATGAATATTTTGAAGATGGAACTCTTGCTACAAAAGGTTTCTTTGTAAATGGAAAAGAAGAAGGAGTTTTTGAACTTTACAATCGTGAAGGTAAAAAATTTAAAGAGTTAGTTTTCAAAAAAGGTAAAAAAATAGAAGAAAGAGAAATAAAATAA
- a CDS encoding toxin-antitoxin system YwqK family antitoxin, with product MKKAFTILILMLFIFSIANAHSFKNEKELNNFFSKIDQLIKEELKKDYREEMTKRKGTANNEYSFEIEDDRTVLITRSIAGIKPETEITQYFNSEGKLYMISSLTSETEKDLYALYRKYDSNGNLFIYSYAIDGKNIDRGYYSDGKLAYIQELKIIKGQPPIPNGKYIEYYKNGQIKVQGNNKDGKRDGEFKAFLRNGKSAGSVFYKDGKIIKSTLVNSMKDNASFSLTTDINYNLNSNEIITDEFPNGLLKQYFIYNKNGLLDGESREYYEEGDIKSISHFKNDIPDGVFISYYQNGNIENKYAYVNGQANGECFSYYENGKLEERYFLKNGEIDGEAINYFNDGKIRHKAIYKDDIILEEEVHENNEIKKNTFKNEEIVQQDIYTKNKILKATIFFLENEKTKIITYHKNGNKQEEVFSINGLLDGEAFIYYPSGKLENKSFFKDGKREGESLTYYENGKLKKKILYKNGMKNGIAIVYYENGMIEEKAYFVDDKKENERLYYDEKGNLIKTEIYKNNVKQ from the coding sequence ATGAAAAAAGCTTTTACTATCTTAATTTTAATGTTATTTATATTTTCCATTGCCAATGCTCATTCATTTAAGAATGAAAAAGAACTAAATAACTTTTTTAGTAAAATAGATCAACTAATAAAAGAAGAATTAAAAAAAGACTATAGAGAAGAAATGACTAAAAGAAAAGGAACAGCTAATAATGAGTATTCATTTGAGATAGAAGATGATAGAACTGTTCTTATTACAAGAAGTATTGCTGGTATAAAACCAGAAACTGAAATCACTCAATATTTCAATAGTGAGGGGAAATTGTATATGATTTCTTCTCTTACTAGTGAAACAGAAAAGGATCTTTATGCCTTGTACAGAAAGTATGATAGCAATGGAAATCTGTTTATATATAGTTATGCTATTGATGGAAAAAATATAGATAGAGGCTATTATAGTGATGGAAAGTTGGCATATATACAAGAATTAAAAATTATAAAAGGACAACCTCCTATTCCAAATGGAAAATACATCGAGTACTATAAAAATGGGCAAATAAAAGTACAAGGAAATAATAAAGACGGTAAAAGAGATGGAGAATTTAAAGCCTTTCTTAGAAATGGAAAAAGTGCTGGTTCTGTTTTCTACAAAGATGGTAAAATTATAAAATCTACTTTAGTTAATAGTATGAAAGATAATGCTAGTTTTTCTCTAACGACTGATATAAACTATAACTTAAATTCAAATGAAATAATTACTGATGAATTTCCAAATGGACTTTTAAAACAATATTTTATTTATAATAAAAATGGACTTCTTGATGGTGAAAGTAGAGAATATTATGAAGAGGGGGATATAAAATCAATATCTCATTTCAAAAATGATATTCCTGATGGTGTTTTTATTTCATATTATCAAAATGGAAATATAGAAAATAAATATGCATATGTAAATGGTCAAGCAAATGGGGAGTGTTTTTCTTATTATGAAAATGGAAAACTTGAAGAAAGATACTTTTTAAAAAATGGGGAAATAGATGGAGAAGCAATAAATTATTTTAACGATGGTAAAATAAGACATAAAGCTATTTATAAAGATGACATTATATTGGAAGAAGAAGTTCATGAAAATAATGAAATTAAAAAAAATACCTTTAAAAATGAAGAGATTGTTCAACAAGATATATATACAAAAAATAAGATATTAAAAGCTACAATATTCTTTTTAGAGAATGAAAAAACAAAGATAATAACTTACCATAAAAATGGGAATAAACAAGAAGAGGTTTTTTCTATAAATGGACTTTTGGATGGAGAGGCTTTTATATATTACCCTAGTGGAAAACTTGAAAATAAGTCGTTTTTTAAAGATGGAAAAAGAGAAGGAGAATCTTTAACTTACTATGAAAATGGAAAGTTAAAGAAAAAAATTCTTTATAAAAATGGTATGAAAAATGGTATTGCTATTGTATACTATGAAAATGGTATGATAGAAGAAAAAGCATATTTTGTTGATGATAAGAAAGAGAATGAACGTCTATATTATGATGAAAAAGGAAATCTAATCAAAACTGAAATCTATAAAAATAATGTGAAACAATAA
- a CDS encoding toxin-antitoxin system YwqK family antitoxin has translation MRKSFLVLIFLFFTFSILNAKPLKTEAELQNIRNKADKIVQEELKNDYKKEYLKRKNNLEKIEGIEESIFSDGEFVFELKNGVVDNISKNIEKNPEIFVTKAFDKDGNLLKIASLAKLDEETFLYRELNKDLSPIIETYSINEKCIQKAYYSNKKLAYTREGKLVEGYNLLPNGKYTEYYKNGQIKVQGSYKEGKRDGEFKTFLKNGKSAGSVFYKDGKIIKSTLVKAMKDNASFSPVTDIYYKLEDSHTLRKVDYENGLLKTYFIYNKDGIPDGESVEYYEEGSIESIVHFRNNIVEGLTITYYENGNIDEEVNYKNNKMNGEAKSYDENGKLNGRTIFKDNIKLEEDVYKENEILKNTFKNGELVKQDICTLNGTLKERRILNGDEMEYSTFYPNGNVKQKILAKDKIIIKEQIYARSGNIMYNSFFSDGKPVTEYFEYYPDGKLFRKIVSVDGKLNGDSIEYYPSGNIKEKIFLVDDKMNGEDIEYYENGVIKEKAYFINDKQEKEHFFYDEKGKLIKTDIYKNGVKQ, from the coding sequence ATGAGAAAAAGTTTTTTAGTATTAATTTTTTTATTTTTTACCTTTTCAATATTAAATGCAAAACCTTTAAAAACTGAAGCAGAACTTCAAAATATTAGAAATAAGGCTGATAAAATAGTTCAAGAAGAATTAAAAAATGATTATAAGAAAGAATATCTAAAAAGAAAAAATAATTTAGAGAAAATTGAAGGTATTGAAGAAAGTATCTTTAGTGATGGGGAATTTGTATTTGAATTAAAAAATGGTGTAGTTGATAATATTTCTAAAAATATAGAAAAAAATCCTGAGATCTTTGTAACTAAAGCGTTTGATAAAGATGGGAATTTATTAAAAATAGCTTCTTTAGCCAAATTAGATGAAGAAACTTTTTTATATAGAGAGCTTAATAAAGATTTGAGTCCTATTATAGAAACATACTCTATAAATGAAAAATGTATACAAAAAGCTTATTATAGCAATAAAAAATTGGCATATACTAGAGAAGGAAAATTAGTAGAAGGTTATAATCTTCTTCCAAATGGAAAATACACTGAATATTATAAAAATGGGCAAATAAAAGTACAAGGTTCATATAAGGAAGGGAAAAGAGATGGAGAATTTAAAACCTTCCTTAAAAATGGTAAAAGTGCTGGTTCTGTTTTCTATAAAGATGGAAAAATTATAAAATCTACTTTAGTTAAAGCTATGAAAGATAATGCTAGTTTTTCTCCAGTGACAGATATCTATTATAAATTAGAAGATTCTCATACTTTAAGAAAAGTAGACTATGAAAATGGACTTCTAAAAACATATTTTATTTATAATAAAGATGGTATTCCTGATGGTGAGAGTGTAGAATACTATGAAGAAGGAAGCATTGAATCAATTGTTCATTTTAGAAATAATATAGTTGAAGGTTTAACTATTACATACTATGAAAATGGAAATATAGATGAAGAAGTTAACTATAAAAATAATAAAATGAATGGTGAAGCAAAATCCTATGATGAAAATGGAAAATTAAATGGAAGAACTATCTTTAAAGATAATATAAAACTTGAAGAAGATGTTTATAAAGAAAATGAGATATTGAAAAATACTTTTAAAAATGGAGAACTTGTAAAACAAGATATTTGTACACTGAATGGGACTTTAAAAGAAAGAAGAATATTAAATGGAGATGAAATGGAATATTCAACTTTTTATCCAAATGGGAATGTTAAACAAAAAATTCTAGCTAAAGATAAAATAATAATAAAAGAACAAATTTATGCTAGAAGTGGCAATATTATGTATAATAGTTTTTTCTCTGATGGAAAACCTGTAACAGAGTATTTTGAATATTATCCAGATGGGAAACTCTTTAGAAAAATAGTTAGTGTTGATGGAAAACTAAATGGAGATTCAATTGAATATTATCCTAGTGGAAATATTAAAGAAAAAATTTTTTTGGTTGATGATAAAATGAATGGAGAAGACATTGAGTACTATGAAAATGGTGTTATAAAAGAAAAAGCTTACTTCATAAATGATAAACAAGAAAAAGAACATTTTTTCTATGATGAAAAAGGAAAACTAATCAAAACAGATATCTACAAAAATGGTGTTAAACAATAG
- a CDS encoding MATE family efflux transporter: MKTIFKNNDLTQGKIWKVILNFTLPIFLGTLFQSLYTTIDAIIVGKFAGKDAFAAIESVMSFQRLPVSFFIGLSSGATIIISQYFGAKEKEDVSKASHTAMLFAIVGGLILSILSCLLSPYFIGLIKVPQKIFHEAYIYTFICFSGMVFSMIYNIGSGILRALGNSKTPFHILIFANILNIVLDLIFVINFNLSVVGVGLATLISQIVSAILVFVVLMRTNLDCRIYIKKLTFYKKYLKKIFVLGLPIAIQSVIYPIANTTIQSKINMFGVNSIAAWAISGKLDFLIWSVSDAFCISSSTFVAQNYGAKKHHRVKKGIISSVIMSISMILVISITLYIWSKDLAPFLIEDREVIELTSEILSILAPFYFIYTIGDVLAGAIRGLGDTFYPMLINVFAICIVRLLWIFFIFPLNPTFFMILYGYLISWTVNTIAFLIYIYFKRKKFKIKS, encoded by the coding sequence ATGAAAACTATATTTAAAAATAATGATTTAACTCAAGGTAAAATTTGGAAGGTTATTTTGAATTTTACTTTGCCTATATTTTTAGGAACATTATTTCAATCTCTTTACACAACTATAGATGCCATTATAGTAGGAAAGTTTGCAGGTAAAGATGCCTTTGCTGCCATTGAATCAGTTATGAGTTTTCAAAGATTACCTGTAAGTTTTTTTATTGGGCTATCATCAGGAGCTACTATTATTATTTCTCAATATTTTGGTGCAAAAGAAAAAGAAGATGTTTCTAAAGCTAGTCATACAGCGATGTTATTTGCTATAGTTGGAGGATTAATTTTATCTATATTAAGTTGCCTTCTATCACCTTACTTTATAGGTCTTATTAAAGTTCCTCAAAAGATATTCCATGAAGCCTATATCTATACTTTTATTTGTTTCAGTGGTATGGTTTTTTCTATGATATATAACATAGGTTCAGGTATCTTAAGAGCCTTAGGGAATTCAAAAACACCTTTTCATATTTTAATATTTGCTAATATCTTAAACATAGTTTTAGATTTAATTTTTGTAATTAACTTTAATTTATCTGTTGTAGGAGTGGGACTTGCCACATTAATTTCGCAAATTGTGAGTGCAATTTTAGTCTTTGTAGTGTTGATGAGAACTAATTTGGATTGTAGAATTTATATAAAAAAATTAACTTTCTATAAAAAATATTTAAAGAAAATCTTTGTATTGGGTTTACCTATTGCTATACAATCAGTTATTTATCCTATTGCTAATACCACTATACAAAGTAAGATAAATATGTTTGGTGTAAATAGCATAGCTGCTTGGGCTATTTCAGGTAAATTAGATTTCTTAATATGGTCTGTTTCAGATGCCTTTTGTATATCTTCTTCAACTTTTGTTGCACAAAATTATGGAGCTAAGAAACATCATAGAGTTAAGAAAGGAATTATATCTTCTGTAATTATGTCCATTTCAATGATATTAGTTATAAGTATAACTCTATATATTTGGAGTAAAGATTTAGCACCTTTCCTTATAGAAGATAGAGAAGTTATAGAATTGACTTCAGAAATTTTAAGTATACTAGCACCTTTCTACTTTATTTATACGATTGGGGATGTATTAGCTGGTGCTATAAGAGGGCTTGGAGATACTTTCTATCCTATGTTAATAAACGTATTTGCAATTTGTATTGTAAGGCTTTTATGGATATTTTTTATCTTCCCTTTAAATCCTACATTCTTTATGATATTATATGGTTATTTGATTTCTTGGACAGTAAACACAATTGCTTTTCTTATCTATATTTACTTCAAAAGAAAAAAATTTAAAATAAAAAGCTAG
- a CDS encoding PAS domain-containing protein — METMAKHLPALDEEKLKFVIELKEKYNAGKISLEEARKLLKERVKTLTPYEIAYAEQKIVPFVEDECIKENIQNMMLLFNEVMDTSRPTDLPSDHPIMCYYRENDDMRELLKEVENLIQFPVIKNQWYELYDKLDLWWKLHLPRKQNQLYSLLEKKGFTRPTTTMWVLDDFVRDELKENRKMLDDGNEEEFIASQTSVAADIIDLIQKEETVLYPTSLAMITEEEFEDMKSGDREIGFTFGELEEVSPKKEVNKSESSNISGQGNLAKDLAQLLGKYGFNSDANSSELDVAMGKMTLEQINLVFKHLPVDITYVDENEIVKFYSDTAHRIFPRSKNVIGRDVKNCHPRKSVHIVEEIIEKFRNGEQDFAEFWINKPGLFIYICYSAVKDKDGNFRGILEMMQDCTRIRSLQGSQTLLNWENGTMNSEEVKEEKLEETTEESPKKESSNSQIPLDSINKDTYLKDLIKIYPNLKKDMIKISEKFKILQGPLAAVMLPKATLEKVSEKGDIDLDTLIEKIKELIKTY; from the coding sequence ATGGAAACAATGGCAAAACATTTACCAGCACTTGATGAAGAAAAGCTAAAATTTGTAATTGAATTAAAAGAGAAATATAATGCAGGAAAAATAAGTTTAGAGGAAGCAAGAAAGTTGCTTAAAGAAAGAGTAAAAACTTTAACACCTTATGAAATTGCTTATGCTGAACAAAAGATTGTACCCTTTGTTGAAGACGAATGTATAAAAGAAAATATCCAAAATATGATGTTGTTATTTAATGAAGTAATGGATACAAGTAGACCTACTGATCTTCCTTCAGATCACCCTATTATGTGTTACTATAGAGAAAATGATGATATGAGGGAACTATTAAAAGAAGTTGAAAACTTAATTCAATTTCCTGTAATAAAAAATCAATGGTACGAACTATATGATAAACTTGATTTATGGTGGAAACTTCATTTACCTAGAAAACAAAATCAACTTTATTCACTTTTAGAAAAGAAAGGTTTTACAAGACCAACAACTACAATGTGGGTTTTAGATGACTTTGTTAGAGATGAATTGAAAGAAAATAGAAAAATGCTAGATGATGGTAATGAAGAAGAATTCATCGCTTCTCAAACTAGTGTTGCAGCAGATATAATAGATTTAATTCAAAAGGAAGAAACTGTTTTGTATCCTACATCTCTTGCTATGATAACAGAAGAAGAGTTTGAAGATATGAAATCAGGAGATAGAGAAATTGGTTTTACTTTTGGTGAATTAGAAGAAGTTAGTCCTAAAAAAGAAGTAAATAAATCTGAAAGTTCTAATATTTCAGGACAAGGTAATTTGGCTAAGGACTTGGCTCAACTTTTAGGGAAATATGGATTTAATTCAGATGCTAATTCTTCTGAATTAGATGTTGCTATGGGAAAAATGACTTTAGAGCAAATAAACTTAGTATTTAAGCATTTACCTGTGGATATAACTTATGTTGATGAAAATGAAATTGTAAAATTCTATTCTGACACTGCTCATAGAATATTCCCTCGTAGTAAAAATGTAATAGGAAGAGATGTTAAAAATTGTCACCCTAGAAAGAGTGTACATATAGTTGAAGAAATTATAGAAAAATTTAGAAATGGTGAACAAGATTTTGCAGAATTCTGGATAAATAAACCAGGTCTATTTATCTATATCTGTTATTCAGCAGTTAAGGATAAAGATGGAAACTTCAGAGGTATTTTAGAAATGATGCAAGATTGTACAAGAATTCGTTCACTTCAAGGATCACAAACTCTTTTAAATTGGGAAAATGGGACTATGAATAGTGAAGAAGTGAAAGAAGAAAAGCTAGAAGAAACAACTGAAGAAAGTCCTAAAAAAGAAAGTTCAAATTCTCAAATTCCTTTAGATAGTATAAATAAAGATACTTATTTAAAAGATTTAATAAAAATTTATCCAAATTTAAAAAAGGATATGATAAAGATATCTGAAAAATTTAAAATATTACAAGGACCACTTGCTGCTGTGATGTTGCCAAAAGCTACTCTTGAAAAAGTGAGTGAAAAAGGTGATATTGACTTAGATACCTTAATTGAAAAAATAAAAGAACTTATAAAAACATATTAA